Proteins from a single region of Theobroma cacao cultivar B97-61/B2 chromosome 10, Criollo_cocoa_genome_V2, whole genome shotgun sequence:
- the LOC18586285 gene encoding uncharacterized protein LOC18586285: MSAALPPPASSPKLTTSSFPSPRSLHQAPSKLQFSNIPRATPDSDSSTEPELSPSSDSSTSPDSDPFESRLSQVRLRYRSGTGKKAERRKSKKTGSVSGSTSSSSSSIYLPPVPLKETISNGVKVDFGFSPYSERINGRIAILGLTALVLVELATGKSVISYHTPAIILIQIYFVAAVGALFVKYEKEKVSVWPPSQSSSPKN; encoded by the coding sequence ATGTCGGCAGCGCTTCCACCACCAGCTTCATCTCCCAAACTGACAACAAGTTCATTCCCATCCCCACGCTCACTTCACCAAGCGCCATCAAAGCTCCAATTCTCCAACATTCCACGCGCCACTCCCGATTCCGACTCCTCGACCGAACCGGAATTATCTCCCTCCTCCGACTCCTCCACCTCACCCGACTCCGACCCATTCGAATCCCGCCTCTCCCAAGTCCGCCTCCGTTACCGAAGCGGAACAGGCAAAAAAGCGGAGCGCCGGAAATCGAAGAAAACCGGGTCCGTATCCGGATCCACTTCCTCTTCCTCCTCCTCCATCTACCTCCCTCCGGTGCCTTTAAAAGAAACGATTTCAAATGGGGTGAAAGTGGATTTTGGGTTTAGCCCATATAGCGAGAGAATAAACGGACGGATCGCGATTCTCGGGTTGACCGCTTTGGTTTTGGTGGAATTGGCTACGGGTAAGAGTGTGATAAGTTATCATACGCCGGCAATCATCTTGATTCAGATTTATTTCGTAGCGGCGGTTGGGGCATTGTTTGTTAAATATGAGAAGGAAAAAGTTAGTGTTTGGCCTCCTTCTCAATCTTCTTcacccaaaaattga
- the LOC18586284 gene encoding ABC transporter G family member 6, giving the protein MSRVVAESILPDNNTSSQFFPHSMELVSGEFSTAAGASPTLGQLLKHVGDARKEATGDETPVHEILVDVTQPRPMPFVLSFNNLSYSVKVSRKMALPGFLRQRTSSAASSGNPLAADRYFNKTKTLLNDISGEARDGEILAVLGASGSGKSTLIDALANRIAKGSLQGNVTLNGEVLESRMLKVISAYVMQDDLLYPMLTVEETLMFAAEFRLPRTLSKSKKKMRVQALIDQLGLRNAAKTVIGDEGHRGVSGGERRRVSIGIDIIHDPIILFLDEPTSGLDSTSAFMVVKVLQRIAQSGSIVIMSVHQPSYRILGLLDRLIFLSRGQTVYSGSPTSLPLYFSEFGHPIPENENRTEFALDLIRELEGSPGGTKSLVEFNKSWQNTKHPIYTEPDRLGLSLKDAISASISRGKLVSGASNDVTSTSMVPRFANPFWKEMVVLSNRSILNSRRMPELFGTRFGAVMVTGFILATVFWRLDNSPKGVQERIGFFAFAMSTTFYTCANALPDFLQERYIFMRETAYNAYRRLSYVISNALVALPGLIFLSLAFAATTFWAVGLDGGFSGFLFYFLIMFGSFWSGCSFVTFLSGVVPHVMLGYTIVVAILAYFLLFSGFFINRDRIPAYWIWFHYLSLIKYPYEAVLQNEFDHPTKCFVRGIQIFDNTPLAAVPGPMKVRLLQSLSNTLGMTITSSTCLTTGVDILKQQGATDLSKWNCLWITVAWGFLFRILFYFSLLLGSKNKRS; this is encoded by the coding sequence ATGTCTCGTGTTGTAGCGGAAAGTATATTGCCGGATAATAATACTTCTTCCCAGTTTTTCCCTCACTCGATGGAGCTTGTCTCCGGCGAGTTTTCAACAGCCGCTGGAGCTTCCCCGACTCTCGGGCAATTGCTTAAACACGTCGGCGATGCACGGAAAGAAGCCACTGGCGACGAAACTCCGGTCCATGAAATCCTCGTCGATGTTACCCAGCCTCGGCCAATGCCATTTGTTCTTTCCTTTAACAACCTTAGTTATAGTGTAAAGGTTTCCCGCAAGATGGCGCTTCCGGGGTTTTTGAGACAGAGGACCAGTAGCGCCGCCTCCAGTGGCAACCCGCTAGCTGCAGATAGGTACTTTAACAAGACGAAGACGTTGCTAAATGATATCTCCGGGGAGGCTCGAGACGGAGAGATACTCGCTGTGCTTGGAGCGAGTGGGTCAGGGAAATCGACGCTTATCGATGCTTTAGCTAATAGAATAGCTAAAGGGAGTTTGCAAGGGAACGTGACTTTAAACGGCGAAGTTTTGGAGTCGCGGATGCTGAAAGTGATTTCAGCTTATGTTATGCAAGATGATTTGCTTTATCCAATGCTTACCGTCGAAGAAACCTTAATGTTCGCTGCCGAGTTCAGACTTCCTCGGACTCTGTCGAAATCCAAGAAGAAAATGCGAGTTCAAGCTTTGATTGACCAGTTAGGCTTAAGAAACGCAGCCAAAACTGTTATCGGTGATGAAGGTCATCGTGGTGTCTCTGGCGGAGAGCGTCGTCGTGTGTCAATTGGAATTGATATAATTCACGATCCCATTATTCTGTTCTTGGATGAGCCAACATCAGGGCTTGATTCGACGAGCGCCTTCATGGTGGTTAAAGTTTTGCAGAGGATTGCTCAGAGTGGAAGCATTGTTATCATGTCAGTTCATCAGCCAAGTTATCGAATTCTTGGTTTGCTTGACAGATTGATATTTTTGTCTCGCGGACAAACTGTTTACAGTGGTTCACCTACAAGCCTGCCGCTATATTTCTCCGAGTTTGGGCATCCGATACCCGAGAACGAGAACAGAACTGAGTTTGCTCTCGACTTAATCCGGGAACTCGAAGGATCTCCTGGAGGAACAAAAAGTTTGGTTGAATTCAACAAGTCATGGCAAAACACGAAGCATCCAATATACACCGAGCCAGATCGGCTTGGTTTGTCACTCAAAGATGCAATAAGCGCCAGCATTTCAAGAGGTAAACTTGTCTCAGGTGCTAGCAATGATGTCACTTCCACTTCCATGGTTCCAAGGTTTGCAAATCCTTTTTGGAAAGAAATGGTGGTGTTGTCAAACAGATCCATCTTGAATTCAAGGAGGATGCCCGAGTTGTTTGGTACCCGTTTCGGAGCTGTTATGGTAACGGGGTTCATCTTAGCCACCGTATTCTGGCGGCTTGATAACTCACCCAAAGGGGTCCAAGAAAGAATAGGGTTTTTCGCTTTCGCCATGTCAACGACCTTTTACACTTGTGCTAATGCTCTTCCAGATTTTCTCCAAGAAAGGTACATTTTCATGAGAGAAACTGCTTACAACGCTTACAGGAGATTATCTTATGTTATATCAAACGCCTTGGTGGCTTTACCGGGGTTGATTTTCCTGTCATTAGCTTTCGCGGCTACAACCTTTTGGGCAGTAGGGCTTGATGGTGGATTTTCAGGCTTCCTGTTCTATTTCCTGATCATGTTTGGTTCATTCTGGTCTGGATGTTCATTTGTCACATTCCTATCTGGTGTTGTTCCTCATGTGATGCTGGGTTACACTATTGTCGTCGCCATTTTAGCCTATTTCTTGCTCTTCAGCGGCTTCTTCATCAACCGGGACAGAATCCCGGCGTATTGGATTTGGTTCCATTACTTATCCCTTATCAAATACCCTTATGAAGCAGTTTTGCAAAACGAATTCGACCACCCCACAAAATGTTTCGTGAGGGGCATTCAGATTTTCGACAACACCCCACTTGCAGCAGTCCCAGGCCCCATGAAAGTGAGATTATTGCAGTCATTGAGCAATACTTTAGGGATGACGATTACAAGCTCGACCTGCTTGACAACAGGAGTGGATATCTTGAAACAACAAGGGGCAACAGATTTGAGCAAATGGAATTGCTTGTGGATTACTGTGGCCTGGGGGTTCTTGTTTAGGATTTTGTTCTACTTCTCTTTGTTACTTGGAAGCAAGAACAAGAGGTCATGA